In the Pseudodesulfovibrio senegalensis genome, one interval contains:
- a CDS encoding glycosyltransferase family 4 protein codes for MRGGQRQVLYLARHLQNIPGFEPHIVAPEASPLPGRAREWNIPCSTIPAASDLNPVNILSFFKLLKKIRPNVIHTNDAKGASLGSLAKSASRHDFKLIHSRRVSYSPKKGWSTKKYAMGDMIVGVSKEICQAMTGCGIDERKTRVIHSGIDANLYSPRKSKESLFTIGAIGALTKQKGMHVLLDALKELRQKTNLPEWQCLIAGNGPLMNDLQSHANVLGISDAILFLGHAESTTVLEKIDVLAVPSVDGEGSNAVIKEGWATGTPLITSDLPSNLELVTDKQDGLVFPNRDAKALAEALSRLMTDDDLARSLVKAGHDSVDRFSVQVMGEQYVQLYKELAT; via the coding sequence ATGCGTGGCGGCCAACGCCAGGTGCTTTATCTGGCCCGCCACCTTCAGAATATTCCCGGTTTCGAACCGCACATCGTTGCCCCGGAAGCGAGCCCGCTTCCGGGCCGTGCCCGCGAATGGAACATCCCCTGTTCAACCATTCCCGCGGCAAGCGACCTGAACCCCGTGAACATCCTGTCTTTTTTCAAACTGCTCAAAAAAATCAGGCCGAACGTCATCCACACCAATGATGCCAAAGGTGCGTCGCTTGGTTCACTGGCCAAAAGCGCCAGTCGACACGACTTCAAGCTGATACATTCCCGCCGGGTCTCCTACTCTCCCAAAAAGGGATGGAGCACCAAAAAATATGCAATGGGGGACATGATAGTCGGTGTGAGCAAAGAAATCTGCCAGGCAATGACAGGTTGCGGCATTGACGAAAGAAAGACACGAGTCATTCACAGCGGCATCGATGCGAACCTGTATTCGCCACGAAAAAGCAAGGAATCACTCTTCACCATCGGAGCTATCGGGGCACTGACCAAACAAAAAGGCATGCACGTTCTTCTGGATGCCCTCAAGGAACTGCGCCAGAAAACGAATCTTCCCGAATGGCAATGTCTCATCGCCGGGAACGGTCCGCTCATGAACGATCTGCAGTCACACGCCAACGTCCTCGGGATAAGTGATGCAATTCTGTTCCTCGGGCACGCGGAAAGTACTACAGTACTTGAAAAAATCGACGTACTGGCTGTGCCGTCCGTGGATGGGGAAGGCTCCAATGCGGTTATCAAGGAAGGCTGGGCAACAGGCACGCCTTTGATAACGTCCGATCTGCCTTCCAATCTGGAACTGGTTACCGATAAACAGGACGGGCTGGTCTTCCCCAATCGTGATGCCAAGGCACTTGCCGAGGCCCTCAGCCGGCTGATGACTGACGACGATCTGGCTCGATCCCTTGTCAAGGCAGGTCATGACAGCGTTGACAGATTCTCCGTGCAGGTGATGGGCGAACAATACGTTCAACTCTACAAAGAGCTTGCAACGTAG
- a CDS encoding metal-dependent hydrolase, producing the protein MFFGIMGVVGAVMLGWLARDPMEIAGLVGFCLLGALFPDVDTDSKGQNLFYSLMILVDAGMIYLKMYVWAAWLGLFAMLPAIGHHRGWTHTWWAMLVVPLPIVLVPVLFMGVREPEPFVRFYLAFLLGYFSHLMLDGEFT; encoded by the coding sequence TTGTTTTTCGGCATCATGGGTGTGGTCGGAGCCGTTATGCTCGGCTGGCTTGCCCGTGACCCGATGGAGATTGCCGGACTGGTGGGGTTCTGCCTGCTGGGCGCACTTTTTCCGGATGTGGATACGGATTCAAAAGGGCAGAATCTTTTTTATTCCCTGATGATTTTAGTCGATGCCGGGATGATTTACCTGAAAATGTATGTCTGGGCCGCCTGGCTCGGGCTTTTTGCCATGCTGCCTGCCATCGGGCACCATCGTGGATGGACGCACACATGGTGGGCCATGCTGGTGGTGCCGCTGCCCATTGTTCTCGTGCCCGTTTTATTTATGGGTGTCAGGGAGCCTGAGCCCTTTGTTCGTTTTTATCTCGCTTTTTTGCTCGGTTATTTTTCCCATCTGATGCTGGATGGCGAATTTACCTGA
- a CDS encoding glycosyltransferase family 9 protein yields the protein MKKDISQLAPERILVCQQRQIGDVVLSTPAFTLLRRAYPQAELHLATEKKCVPVVSNNPNIDRIWAFDRDSGLLSRFGQLVEMRRTRFDLVIDFQQLPRCRTAVLASGASVRLSYPPKWYNRPLYTHWNAMDMGYAVKAKMSVMRPLGIEWNGERPRMYPTQQERNEAESFLDGIGIKPEHVLVTVDATHWSDARRWPAGHFSTLMNALLEERPFLRFLLLYGPGEKDQVQMVFDGVKRKECCHINPEVLQIRQTAAIMEHACLHLGNCSAPRHFALAVGTPTFTMVGSNSGFSWTFPSPDHDYIANRVDCWCKRDTCENGTFRCMTELLPETVLPFVLDKLPRSGDFEE from the coding sequence ATGAAGAAAGACATTTCTCAGCTTGCGCCGGAACGGATTCTGGTCTGCCAGCAGCGGCAAATCGGCGACGTGGTTCTGTCCACGCCGGCGTTTACACTGTTGCGCCGGGCCTATCCGCAGGCGGAACTGCATCTGGCCACGGAGAAGAAATGTGTCCCGGTGGTCAGCAACAATCCGAACATTGATCGAATCTGGGCGTTTGACAGGGACTCCGGACTGTTGTCCAGGTTCGGGCAGCTTGTGGAAATGCGCAGGACACGGTTTGATCTGGTGATCGATTTTCAGCAGCTGCCGCGATGTCGAACGGCCGTGTTGGCTTCCGGTGCTTCCGTTCGGCTCAGCTATCCGCCCAAGTGGTATAACCGTCCATTGTATACTCATTGGAATGCAATGGACATGGGCTATGCGGTCAAGGCCAAGATGTCGGTTATGCGTCCCTTGGGTATTGAATGGAACGGTGAACGGCCGAGGATGTATCCCACGCAACAGGAACGCAATGAGGCCGAGTCATTTTTGGATGGGATTGGGATCAAGCCTGAACATGTCTTGGTGACCGTGGATGCGACCCATTGGAGCGATGCGCGCCGTTGGCCTGCCGGACATTTTTCCACGCTGATGAACGCATTGCTCGAGGAGCGGCCGTTTTTGCGCTTTCTGCTTTTGTACGGTCCGGGTGAAAAGGATCAGGTGCAGATGGTCTTTGACGGTGTGAAGCGCAAGGAGTGTTGCCATATCAACCCGGAAGTGCTCCAGATTCGGCAGACAGCCGCAATCATGGAGCATGCCTGTCTGCATTTGGGAAATTGTTCGGCTCCGCGCCATTTTGCCTTGGCCGTGGGTACGCCAACATTCACCATGGTCGGTTCCAATTCAGGATTTTCATGGACTTTTCCCAGTCCGGACCATGACTATATCGCCAATCGTGTGGACTGTTGGTGCAAACGGGATACGTGTGAGAACGGCACGTTTCGATGCATGACGGAGTTGTTGCCCGAAACCGTGCTGCCGTTTGTGCTGGATAAATTACCCCGGTCCGGGGATTTCGAGGAATAG
- a CDS encoding ABC transporter ATP-binding protein, whose amino-acid sequence MSKHNLTSVDHFGSKQLIKRCAACFWPYRWRVAFAFLSALVVSACNPAIAHLVKPTMNEIFIARDADALIIVPLQFLAVILTKCLARFGQVYVMNIVGYQVLHNLRQQLFSKIIYLPMRFFEESRVGMLMSRVLGDVNAIRQSVPNMIMIIRSICECGMLLGYVIYLNPFLALKTLVVLPLGLLCILYFSKKLRKVGRKLQVQAADINSVTQESLSGVKVVKAFNTEETEKSKFAKESYGVVHLSKKQVLASELSSRTMEFIGGISISFALWYGGSQVVAGNIDAGSFFSFVTALFMLYEPIKKINDANKNVQQALASAERVFGLLDSTEIACEKGGDAAFEPPLGSIEFDHVTFSYPTAGEEAVSDFHLSVAQGEQIALVGPSGSGKTTLVNLIPRFYDVCRGDIRINGRSLPEYDLGSLRRNIGMVSQDAVLFNATIRENICYGMDDVDEAQLVDAAKAAFAHDFISELPEGYETMCGERGVKLSGGQKQRITIARALLKDPALLILDEATSALDTQAERIVQKALDNLMENRTSIVIAHRLSTVLNADKIVVMQKGRIVGMGNHEALLESCDLYNTLHSLQFCQSLSEEDARAMSAGE is encoded by the coding sequence GTGAGTAAACATAATCTGACCTCGGTCGACCATTTTGGCTCCAAGCAATTGATCAAGCGTTGCGCTGCCTGCTTTTGGCCGTACCGCTGGCGTGTGGCTTTCGCCTTTCTGTCCGCTTTGGTGGTTTCCGCATGCAACCCGGCCATAGCGCATCTTGTGAAGCCGACCATGAACGAGATATTCATCGCCCGCGATGCGGATGCGCTGATCATTGTTCCCCTGCAGTTTCTCGCCGTTATCTTGACAAAGTGTCTTGCCCGTTTCGGTCAGGTCTATGTCATGAATATTGTTGGCTATCAGGTTTTACACAATCTCAGGCAACAACTTTTTTCCAAAATAATCTATTTACCCATGCGCTTTTTCGAAGAAAGTCGTGTGGGGATGCTCATGTCTCGTGTTTTGGGCGATGTGAACGCCATTCGTCAGAGCGTTCCCAATATGATCATGATCATTCGTTCCATTTGCGAGTGCGGCATGCTTCTTGGTTACGTCATTTACCTGAACCCATTTCTGGCCCTGAAAACGCTGGTTGTCCTGCCGCTCGGGTTGTTGTGCATTTTGTATTTCAGCAAGAAGCTCCGCAAGGTCGGCCGCAAGTTGCAGGTTCAGGCAGCGGATATCAACTCGGTTACGCAGGAAAGTCTGAGTGGGGTTAAGGTGGTCAAGGCCTTCAACACCGAGGAGACCGAGAAGAGCAAATTTGCCAAGGAAAGTTACGGTGTTGTCCACTTGTCGAAAAAACAGGTGCTTGCCAGCGAACTTTCCTCGCGTACCATGGAATTTATCGGCGGCATCAGCATCAGTTTTGCCTTGTGGTACGGGGGCAGTCAGGTGGTTGCCGGAAACATTGACGCCGGTTCGTTTTTCTCCTTTGTAACCGCGTTGTTCATGCTTTACGAGCCCATCAAAAAGATCAACGACGCCAACAAAAACGTGCAGCAGGCTTTGGCCAGCGCCGAGCGCGTGTTCGGTTTGTTGGACTCCACGGAGATCGCTTGTGAAAAGGGCGGTGACGCGGCGTTTGAACCGCCCTTGGGTTCCATTGAGTTTGATCACGTCACCTTTTCGTACCCTACGGCGGGGGAAGAGGCCGTCAGTGATTTCCATCTTTCCGTTGCTCAAGGTGAGCAGATTGCCTTGGTCGGGCCGAGCGGTTCGGGAAAAACCACGCTGGTCAACCTGATTCCGCGTTTTTACGATGTTTGCAGGGGGGACATCCGAATCAACGGACGTTCCTTACCCGAGTATGATCTTGGCTCGCTGCGCCGCAACATCGGCATGGTTTCGCAGGATGCCGTGTTGTTCAACGCCACCATCCGCGAAAACATCTGCTATGGAATGGATGATGTGGACGAGGCGCAACTTGTGGACGCAGCCAAGGCCGCCTTTGCCCATGATTTCATCAGTGAATTGCCTGAAGGATATGAAACCATGTGTGGCGAACGGGGGGTTAAGCTTTCCGGCGGCCAGAAGCAGCGCATCACCATTGCCCGCGCGTTGCTCAAGGATCCGGCTCTACTCATTCTCGACGAGGCCACCAGCGCGTTGGATACGCAGGCGGAAAGGATTGTTCAGAAGGCCTTGGACAACTTGATGGAGAACAGGACCAGCATTGTCATTGCCCACCGTCTTTCCACGGTGCTCAATGCGGATAAGATCGTTGTCATGCAGAAGGGGCGGATCGTGGGCATGGGTAACCATGAAGCTCTGCTTGAATCCTGTGATCTTTACAACACTTTGCATTCCTTGCAATTTTGTCAGTCCTTGAGTGAAGAGGACGCCCGGGCCATGAGCGCCGGGGAATAA
- a CDS encoding SufB/SufD family protein — translation MSKVDLSQFKFDGLDREQIEDLSTLDDNDKETLIMSGVDVEDANRSGSFLQMDHSNVHCQSNDPGLEIMDIKDAIEKYDGLPEYRWQLIDKDRDEYTRNTYENTHGGYFIRTKPGAKIEKPVQSCLFLKAEQVGQNVHNIVVVEENSELHILTGCSVAHGKTTGAHFGISEFYVKKGGKLTFTMVHNWGSNVSVRPRSAGVVEEGGILLNNYILMRPVKDLQMYPTITLKGRGARARFNSVVVAPEGSHLDMGNRVIMDAPDTRCEIIARTISTGGTIINRGHIGARHVPSRGHLECQGLILGEGRIWAIPELDGCKEGVELSHEASVGKIAQEEIEYLMARGLDEDEATSTIVRGFLNTDIMGLPAKLQQEVDKQIEELNASGAM, via the coding sequence ATGAGTAAGGTTGATCTTTCCCAATTCAAGTTCGATGGGCTCGATCGCGAGCAGATCGAAGACCTTTCCACCTTGGATGATAATGACAAGGAAACCCTGATCATGTCCGGGGTTGATGTCGAAGATGCCAATCGCAGTGGTTCCTTCCTGCAAATGGATCATTCCAACGTCCACTGTCAGTCCAACGATCCCGGTCTTGAGATCATGGACATCAAGGATGCCATTGAGAAGTATGACGGCCTTCCCGAATACCGTTGGCAGCTGATTGACAAGGACAGGGATGAATATACGCGTAATACTTATGAAAATACACACGGTGGATACTTCATTCGCACCAAACCCGGTGCGAAGATTGAGAAGCCCGTGCAGTCATGTCTGTTCCTCAAGGCCGAGCAGGTCGGGCAGAATGTTCACAACATTGTTGTTGTCGAAGAGAATTCCGAATTGCACATCCTTACCGGATGTTCTGTTGCCCACGGCAAGACCACGGGCGCACATTTCGGTATATCCGAGTTTTACGTCAAGAAGGGCGGTAAGCTGACTTTTACCATGGTGCACAACTGGGGCAGCAACGTTTCTGTGCGTCCCCGTTCCGCCGGTGTTGTTGAAGAGGGCGGTATCCTGCTCAACAACTATATTCTGATGCGTCCGGTCAAGGATTTGCAGATGTACCCCACCATCACCCTCAAAGGACGTGGGGCCCGTGCCCGTTTCAATTCCGTGGTGGTTGCCCCGGAAGGATCGCATCTGGACATGGGCAACCGGGTCATTATGGATGCTCCAGACACCCGTTGCGAGATCATCGCCCGTACAATTTCCACAGGCGGTACCATCATTAATCGCGGGCATATCGGTGCGCGGCATGTGCCTTCCCGCGGACATTTGGAATGTCAGGGGTTGATTCTCGGGGAAGGGCGCATCTGGGCGATTCCCGAACTGGACGGCTGCAAGGAAGGCGTGGAGCTTTCGCATGAGGCTTCAGTCGGCAAGATCGCCCAGGAAGAGATCGAATATCTCATGGCGCGCGGTCTGGATGAGGACGAAGCTACCTCGACCATTGTTCGCGGCTTCTTGAATACTGACATCATGGGGCTTCCGGCCAAACTGCAGCAGGAAGTGGACAAACAGATCGAGGAATTGAACGCCAGCGGCGCCATGTAA
- a CDS encoding ABC transporter ATP-binding protein: MLKIEDLHVNIGDKEVLKGINLEIREGETFILFGPNGSGKTSLLMTLMGFGGYDVTQGKITFKGVDITHAPTYERARLGVGMSFQRPPTIHGLRTSHLVQLCAREHEVDIPELADRVNFTDFLDRDINDGFSGGEIKRSELLQLMAQRPSLVLFDEPESGVDLENMQLIGKVCRQLLDGRIDARPDQSLKQIREQANTSGLIITHTGYILDYVNADRGQVLYNGHLCCEARPRDILEHIRANGYQECVRCLN; this comes from the coding sequence ATGCTGAAAATAGAAGATCTTCACGTAAACATAGGTGACAAGGAAGTTCTCAAGGGCATCAACCTTGAGATTCGCGAAGGAGAGACGTTCATTCTCTTTGGACCGAACGGTTCGGGGAAAACGTCGCTGTTGATGACGTTGATGGGTTTTGGCGGATACGATGTCACTCAGGGAAAAATAACGTTCAAGGGTGTCGATATTACGCATGCCCCCACCTATGAGCGGGCTCGCCTCGGGGTAGGCATGTCCTTCCAGCGTCCGCCTACCATTCACGGATTGCGTACCAGTCATCTGGTGCAGCTTTGCGCACGCGAGCACGAAGTGGATATTCCCGAGCTGGCCGACAGGGTCAACTTCACGGATTTTCTGGACCGGGATATCAACGACGGCTTTTCCGGGGGGGAAATCAAGCGTTCCGAGTTGTTGCAACTCATGGCGCAGCGTCCGAGCCTTGTGCTTTTTGATGAGCCCGAATCCGGCGTGGACCTTGAAAACATGCAGCTCATCGGCAAGGTTTGCCGTCAGTTGCTGGACGGAAGGATCGATGCCCGGCCGGATCAGTCACTCAAGCAGATTCGCGAACAGGCCAATACTTCAGGCCTGATCATAACGCATACCGGTTACATCCTTGATTATGTCAACGCAGACCGCGGCCAGGTTCTCTACAACGGACATCTGTGTTGCGAAGCTCGTCCCCGGGACATCCTCGAGCATATCCGTGCCAATGGCTATCAGGAATGTGTTCGCTGTTTGAACTAG
- a CDS encoding Smr/MutS family protein has protein sequence MGSRKKKQTLEDLKKIKIGSGDDYMDKLMEKAREAKASPAASPDPPKEPHEETDDEETFFNAMQGVQQLEGQRKGREIPTKTTPRKKVPMAEKDESEDLRQFMAGNIDFELEYTDEYMHGYVTGLDSKVFYQLKAGSLSHQAHVDLHGLNSEQARDNLLFFIRECYLQNKRCLLVITGRGKNSPGGRGILRQELQTWLTKDPLRRIVLAFCTAQAKDGGAGAVYVLLRKQKKQKGKVKWDTMMNW, from the coding sequence ATGGGTTCTCGAAAAAAAAAACAAACTCTTGAAGACCTGAAAAAAATAAAAATAGGGTCCGGTGACGACTATATGGACAAGCTCATGGAAAAAGCCCGCGAGGCCAAAGCCTCGCCAGCCGCGTCTCCCGATCCCCCGAAAGAACCACACGAAGAAACCGACGACGAGGAAACCTTTTTCAATGCCATGCAGGGGGTGCAACAGCTGGAAGGCCAGAGAAAAGGACGTGAGATCCCGACAAAAACGACCCCTCGCAAAAAGGTGCCCATGGCGGAAAAGGATGAATCGGAAGACCTCCGGCAATTCATGGCCGGAAACATCGATTTCGAGCTTGAATATACCGATGAGTACATGCATGGCTATGTCACGGGATTGGACAGCAAGGTGTTTTACCAACTCAAGGCCGGCAGCCTGAGCCATCAGGCCCACGTGGACCTTCATGGCCTGAATTCAGAACAGGCAAGGGACAACCTGCTCTTCTTCATCCGGGAATGCTATCTGCAGAACAAACGCTGCCTGCTGGTTATTACTGGCAGAGGCAAAAATTCCCCGGGCGGACGCGGCATCCTGCGCCAAGAGTTGCAGACATGGCTGACCAAAGACCCACTGCGCCGCATCGTGTTGGCCTTCTGCACGGCTCAGGCCAAGGATGGAGGTGCCGGAGCTGTCTATGTCCTTTTGCGAAAACAAAAAAAGCAAAAAGGCAAAGTCAAATGGGACACCATGATGAATTGGTAA
- a CDS encoding chemotaxis protein CheW: MSEEVLNDINQFLTFTLGREIFALDIGTVREVLELTSITKIPRTPGFMRGVINLRGHAVPVVDMRMKLGMSKGEDTVDTCIIIVEIEFDGEITVMGALVDSVREVFEMMPESIEPAPKMGAAVNAEYIRGMGRQDEKFIIILDINKIFSAEELALVKGMGKEQEGGQEEAA, from the coding sequence ATGTCTGAAGAAGTCCTGAATGACATCAATCAGTTTTTGACGTTTACTCTCGGGCGCGAGATATTTGCCCTTGATATCGGCACCGTTCGGGAGGTTTTGGAACTGACTTCCATTACCAAAATTCCGCGAACTCCGGGATTTATGCGTGGAGTAATCAATTTGCGCGGCCACGCTGTCCCTGTTGTGGATATGCGTATGAAACTTGGTATGTCAAAGGGCGAAGACACGGTTGATACGTGTATCATCATAGTGGAAATAGAATTCGACGGAGAGATTACCGTTATGGGGGCTCTGGTGGATTCTGTTCGTGAGGTGTTCGAGATGATGCCCGAAAGCATTGAACCGGCACCGAAAATGGGTGCGGCGGTCAATGCCGAATACATCCGCGGTATGGGACGTCAGGACGAAAAGTTCATTATTATCTTGGATATTAATAAGATATTCTCCGCAGAGGAGCTTGCTTTGGTCAAGGGTATGGGCAAGGAACAGGAAGGCGGGCAGGAAGAGGCCGCCTAA